A single region of the Anguilla rostrata isolate EN2019 chromosome 11, ASM1855537v3, whole genome shotgun sequence genome encodes:
- the LOC135234449 gene encoding twist-related protein 2-like has translation MREELSGTESPEGGLGASEEELERGPKAGSAPAGGGGRKRVSYPKKEEGGGGGREKGAGSPLSTTPSGPKKPKKSPPAGGSLVAMATAPASNAPLEDLHTQRVIANVRERQRTQSLNDAFASLRKIIPTLPSDKLSKIQILKLASRYIDFLYQVLQSDEMDSKLASCNYLAHERLSYAFSVWRMEGAWSMSATH, from the coding sequence ATGAGGGAGGAGCTATCGGGCACAGAGTCCCCtgaggggggtctgggggccagcgaggaggagctggagcgcgGGCCGAAGGCGGGCAGCGCTCCtgcgggcggcggcgggcgcAAGCGGGTGTCGTACCCcaagaaggaggaggggggcggagggggcagggagaaggGGGCAGGCAGCCCCCTCAGCACCACGCCCTCGGGCCCCAAGAAGCCCAAGAAGAGCCCGCCGGCAGGGGGGTcgctggttgccatggcgaccgCCCCAGCCTCGAACGCGCCCCTGGAGGACCTGCACACGCAGCGGGTGATCGCCAACGTGCGGGAGCGCCAGCGCACGCAGTCGCTGAACGACGCCTTCGCCTCGCTGCGCAAGATCATCCCCACCCTGCCCTCGGACAAGCTGAGCAAGATCCAGATCCTCAAGCTGGCCTCGCGCTACATCGACTTCCTGTACCAGGTGCTGCAGAGCGACGAGATGGACAGCAAGCTGGCCAGCTGCAACTACCTGGCGCACGAGAGACTCAGCTACGCCTTCTCAGTCTGGAGGATGGAGGGGGCCTGGTCAATGTCTGCTACCCACTGA